The following proteins come from a genomic window of Galactobacillus timonensis:
- a CDS encoding FecCD family ABC transporter permease, with translation MKRTSSSNANTDNLKKDSRRFRTVMLAGIVLLLVAAVAALGMGRYPIPFSTVLKELIGQGTAVSSIHTIIFNVRLPRILLSILAGSGLAVSGLAFQCLFSNPLATPDTLGTADGASFGACLAILLGFHSAGVQQLSLWMGAAAVGLVFLITGRSDRYRSGSMVYVILAGLVISALFQALVSITKFTADPLDQLPQITFWLMGSFSGVTRQSLLTAAPLILLGIVLLTALRFRLNVLSLSREEAESLGLNLPLVRFLVIFSASAITAAVVSVCGVIGWVGLLVPHICRMLVGNDTMRCQPACIVIGGLFMLVTDTFARCISAAEIPVSILTALIGAPVFIILLRRTGGIHA, from the coding sequence TTTCGCACCGTGATGCTTGCAGGTATCGTTCTGCTCCTGGTGGCGGCGGTGGCGGCGCTGGGGATGGGACGCTATCCCATTCCTTTTTCTACGGTGCTGAAGGAACTGATCGGACAGGGGACAGCCGTCTCCAGCATCCACACCATCATTTTCAATGTACGTCTGCCCCGCATTCTTCTGAGCATTCTTGCCGGATCCGGCCTTGCGGTCAGCGGCCTGGCCTTTCAGTGTCTCTTCTCGAATCCTCTTGCAACGCCAGACACACTCGGGACAGCAGACGGTGCCTCGTTCGGCGCCTGTCTTGCCATTCTGCTCGGCTTTCACTCGGCAGGTGTTCAGCAGCTCTCTCTTTGGATGGGAGCCGCTGCTGTCGGCCTCGTGTTTCTGATCACGGGCCGCAGTGATCGCTATCGCAGCGGATCGATGGTTTATGTCATTCTCGCAGGGCTTGTGATTTCCGCTCTGTTTCAGGCTCTGGTATCCATTACAAAGTTCACTGCGGATCCACTGGATCAGCTGCCCCAGATTACGTTCTGGCTCATGGGGAGCTTCTCCGGTGTTACGCGGCAGTCGCTGTTGACGGCGGCCCCTTTGATTCTGCTGGGCATCGTATTATTGACGGCGCTGCGTTTCAGACTCAACGTTCTTTCCCTTTCCAGGGAAGAGGCGGAAAGTCTTGGCCTCAATCTTCCGCTCGTACGGTTTCTTGTGATCTTTTCGGCTTCTGCCATCACGGCGGCGGTTGTATCTGTCTGCGGCGTCATCGGCTGGGTCGGCCTGCTGGTTCCTCATATATGCCGTATGCTCGTGGGCAATGATACGATGCGCTGCCAACCGGCATGTATCGTGATCGGCGGCCTGTTCATGCTGGTGACGGATACTTTTGCCCGCTGTATCAGTGCGGCTGAGATTCCAGTGTCGATCCTTACGGCCCTGATCGGGGCGCCGGTATTCATTATTCTTCTGCGGCGCACGGGAGGAATTCAC